In Microbulbifer sp. GL-2, the following are encoded in one genomic region:
- a CDS encoding M20/M25/M40 family metallo-hydrolase, whose translation MFKPLLSLTGGLIATMAIGIAQAKPLPQEDLSVAEVLRDRALESSDAYSIVESLTVEVGPRRAGTEGDRRAVAWAQEKMKSLGFDRVYTEQIDVPRWARGHAHAKVVSPYPQPLVVSSLGYSVATPEAGLTAEIVEFSDVEALQKASPKQVKGKIVFINKRMEKARTGEGYGPVVQGRSRGMRAASEKGAAALLLRSVGTDSDRFAHTGMMSIDNIKNPVPALALSAPDANLLEAMLKRGKPVEVKLDVDNERLADGPSFNVIGEITGREKPEEIMIIGAHLDSWDEATGALDDGAGVAIVMETARLIAELPKRPRRTLRVVLFGAEEIGLVGAKQYVDAHQHELDNIIAVSESDFGAGKIWRFDTRLPESKFDIADQMMQLLSPLGIERGNNQSYGGPDSSVFVAQGVPAFGLYQDGTDYFDYHHTPNDTLDKVDPENLRQNVAAWVVMSFLATEMEGDFGRVPTKSE comes from the coding sequence ATGTTTAAACCACTGTTATCCCTTACCGGGGGTCTTATAGCAACCATGGCAATCGGGATCGCCCAGGCAAAGCCACTGCCTCAGGAAGATCTTTCAGTTGCTGAAGTACTGCGCGACCGCGCCCTGGAATCCTCGGATGCTTACAGTATTGTGGAGTCCCTGACAGTGGAGGTGGGACCTCGCCGCGCCGGCACCGAAGGTGATCGTCGTGCAGTAGCCTGGGCCCAGGAAAAAATGAAAAGTTTAGGCTTTGACCGGGTGTATACCGAACAGATCGATGTGCCCCGCTGGGCGCGTGGCCACGCCCACGCAAAGGTTGTTTCACCCTATCCACAACCCCTGGTTGTCAGCTCCCTGGGTTACAGTGTCGCCACTCCCGAGGCTGGCCTCACTGCCGAGATTGTGGAATTTTCCGATGTAGAGGCGCTGCAAAAAGCATCGCCAAAGCAAGTCAAAGGCAAAATCGTTTTTATAAATAAGCGTATGGAAAAAGCTCGCACCGGTGAAGGCTATGGCCCTGTAGTACAGGGACGCAGCCGTGGCATGCGCGCCGCTTCAGAGAAAGGTGCAGCAGCACTACTCCTGCGCTCAGTCGGCACAGATTCAGACCGCTTTGCCCACACAGGCATGATGTCTATCGATAATATCAAAAACCCGGTTCCGGCCCTGGCACTCTCCGCCCCGGACGCTAACCTGCTCGAAGCAATGCTCAAGCGCGGTAAGCCAGTAGAAGTGAAGCTCGATGTGGATAATGAACGCCTCGCTGACGGCCCTTCCTTCAACGTAATTGGAGAGATTACCGGTCGCGAGAAACCTGAAGAAATCATGATTATCGGCGCCCATCTGGACTCTTGGGACGAAGCCACTGGTGCCCTCGATGATGGTGCCGGCGTCGCCATTGTGATGGAAACTGCGCGCCTGATTGCCGAACTGCCCAAACGTCCACGCCGTACCCTGCGTGTGGTTCTATTTGGCGCAGAAGAAATCGGCTTAGTCGGTGCAAAGCAATATGTCGATGCCCATCAACATGAGCTGGATAATATCATCGCTGTTTCTGAATCCGATTTCGGAGCGGGGAAAATCTGGCGTTTTGATACCCGCTTACCGGAAAGTAAATTCGATATTGCGGACCAGATGATGCAGCTGTTATCGCCACTGGGGATCGAGCGAGGTAATAACCAATCTTATGGCGGCCCGGATAGCAGCGTATTCGTCGCCCAGGGTGTACCGGCTTTTGGCCTGTATCAGGACGGCACTGACTATTTCGACTACCACCATACCCCCAACGATACCCTGGACAAGGTCGATCCCGAGAACCTACGCCAGAATGTCGCAGCCTGGGTCGTGATGTCATTCCTTGCCACCGAAATGGAAGGAGACTTCGGACGTGTACCTACAAAGTCCGAGTAA
- the pssA gene encoding CDP-diacylglycerol--serine O-phosphatidyltransferase — MSLQGDEKKPADSTNAAGEEIRLPVDEHIEEEVAANGKRVRARGVYLLPNLITTGALFSGFYAIVAGMDGNFEAAAIAIFVAMVLDGLDGRVARLTDTQSAFGVQYDSLSDMVSFGLAPALVAFSWALKTLGKFGWAIAFLYAACAALRLARFNTQVDTVDKGVFIGLASPTAAAIVASMVWSGHDASVGPVLAIIAALVTAAAGLLMVSNFRYTSFKGLDFKGRVPFVMMLAVILIFSLVTIDPAGVLLTLAILYTLSGPAMWLWGLLHPKPASGGVEGDSVEAKERDQR, encoded by the coding sequence ATGAGCCTTCAAGGGGATGAAAAGAAGCCCGCAGACTCAACAAATGCGGCTGGTGAGGAAATTCGTTTACCAGTTGACGAGCACATTGAGGAAGAGGTTGCTGCAAATGGTAAAAGGGTGCGCGCCCGTGGCGTTTACCTCCTGCCCAATCTGATTACCACCGGGGCTCTTTTCAGTGGCTTCTACGCTATCGTCGCCGGTATGGACGGTAATTTTGAGGCCGCAGCCATCGCTATTTTTGTCGCCATGGTACTCGATGGACTGGACGGGCGGGTGGCGCGCCTGACCGACACTCAAAGTGCTTTTGGTGTGCAGTACGACTCTTTATCGGACATGGTGTCCTTCGGCTTGGCACCGGCGCTGGTAGCTTTTAGCTGGGCACTTAAAACACTGGGTAAATTTGGTTGGGCAATTGCTTTTTTATATGCAGCCTGTGCCGCCCTGCGCCTGGCCCGCTTTAACACCCAAGTGGACACAGTCGACAAGGGTGTATTTATCGGTCTCGCCAGCCCGACTGCTGCCGCGATCGTAGCCAGTATGGTTTGGTCTGGTCACGATGCCAGTGTTGGCCCCGTACTGGCTATTATTGCTGCCCTGGTGACTGCCGCGGCCGGTCTGCTGATGGTCTCCAATTTCCGCTACACGAGCTTCAAGGGGTTGGATTTCAAGGGAAGAGTACCCTTTGTAATGATGTTGGCGGTCATTCTTATATTCAGTTTGGTAACTATCGACCCGGCTGGGGTACTGCTCACGCTGGCTATACTTTATACCTTGTCAGGGCCGGCAATGTGGCTTTGGGGGCTTCTTCATCCGAAACCTGCAAGTGGTGGGGTAGAAGGTGACAGTGTGGAAGCGAAAGAGAGGGATCAACGCTAA
- the ilvC gene encoding ketol-acid reductoisomerase codes for MQVYYDKDCDLSLIREKNVAIIGYGSQGHAHANNLKDSGVANVVVGLREGSNSWAKAENAGLRVAEVADAVKDADIVMILAPDEYQANIYKEQVGPHLKSGAALAFAHGFNVHFELIEPPADIDVIMIAPKGPGHTVRSTYLEGGGVPTLIAVYQDASGKAKNLALSYASANGGGRSGIIETNFREETETDLFGEQAVLCGGVSALVTAGFETLVEAGYAPEMAYFECLHELKLIVDLMYQGGIADMRYSISNTAEYGDYVTGPRVVTDETKVEMKRVLKDIQTGKFAKDFMLESLAGQPRLKAERRIGAEHEIEQVGAKLRAMMPWIKANKIIDRTEGNN; via the coding sequence ATGCAAGTTTATTATGATAAAGATTGTGACCTATCTTTAATTCGCGAAAAAAATGTCGCGATCATCGGTTATGGCTCCCAGGGCCATGCTCATGCCAATAACCTGAAGGACTCCGGTGTGGCCAATGTGGTTGTGGGGCTGCGCGAAGGCTCCAATTCCTGGGCTAAGGCGGAGAACGCCGGACTGCGTGTGGCTGAAGTGGCAGATGCAGTAAAAGATGCGGACATTGTTATGATTCTTGCACCGGACGAGTATCAGGCCAATATCTATAAAGAACAGGTGGGCCCCCATTTAAAATCCGGTGCCGCTCTCGCCTTTGCCCATGGTTTTAACGTGCACTTTGAACTGATTGAGCCGCCGGCCGATATTGATGTAATTATGATTGCCCCCAAAGGCCCCGGCCACACAGTGCGATCCACTTATCTTGAGGGTGGCGGTGTTCCGACCCTGATTGCGGTTTATCAGGATGCCTCTGGAAAAGCCAAGAATCTCGCTCTCTCCTACGCGTCTGCCAATGGGGGTGGCCGCTCGGGCATTATTGAAACCAATTTCCGTGAAGAGACAGAAACGGATCTTTTCGGCGAGCAGGCGGTACTGTGTGGTGGTGTTTCTGCGCTGGTGACTGCGGGCTTCGAAACCCTGGTAGAAGCGGGCTATGCGCCTGAAATGGCGTATTTCGAATGTCTGCATGAACTCAAGTTGATTGTTGACCTGATGTACCAGGGTGGCATCGCAGACATGCGCTATTCTATTTCCAATACCGCTGAGTACGGTGACTATGTTACCGGGCCACGCGTTGTAACCGACGAAACCAAGGTGGAAATGAAGCGGGTCTTGAAGGATATCCAGACTGGAAAATTTGCTAAAGACTTTATGCTCGAGTCCCTGGCAGGGCAACCCAGGCTCAAGGCAGAGCGCCGCATCGGAGCAGAGCATGAGATTGAGCAGGTGGGTGCCAAACTGCGCGCAATGATGCCCTGGATCAAGGCCAATAAGATAATTGATAGGACCGAAGGCAATAACTGA
- the ilvN gene encoding acetolactate synthase small subunit, whose protein sequence is MRRIISVLMENEPGALSRVVGLFSQRGYNIESLTVAPTEDATLSRLTLVTIGDDHKIEQITKNLNKLIDVVKLVDLTEGSHIERELLLVKVRANGAQRDEVKRSVDIFRGQIVDVTSSMYTVQVAGTGEKLDAFLQALGEHTIMEVVRSGVSGIARGEKVLNV, encoded by the coding sequence ATGCGCAGAATTATTTCGGTATTGATGGAGAATGAACCGGGCGCTCTGTCCCGTGTAGTTGGGCTCTTTTCCCAGCGCGGTTACAACATTGAGAGCCTCACGGTGGCGCCTACAGAGGATGCCACTTTATCGCGCCTCACTTTGGTAACCATCGGAGACGATCACAAAATCGAACAGATTACGAAAAATCTGAATAAGTTGATTGATGTGGTGAAGCTGGTCGACCTGACCGAGGGCTCCCATATAGAGCGGGAATTATTATTGGTAAAAGTGCGTGCGAATGGCGCCCAGCGCGATGAGGTAAAGCGTAGTGTGGATATTTTTCGCGGCCAGATTGTGGATGTCACCAGTAGTATGTACACGGTGCAGGTTGCAGGTACTGGTGAAAAACTCGATGCATTTCTACAGGCACTTGGCGAACACACCATTATGGAGGTCGTACGTTCTGGAGTATCCGGGATTGCCCGCGGTGAGAAAGTTTTAAATGTATAG